A section of the Flaviflexus equikiangi genome encodes:
- a CDS encoding ABC transporter ATP-binding protein → MTLSVTDLSITTEQGKPLLSGCSWEVETGGRLGIIGESGSGKSLTSLAILGLLPDGLTASGSVMLDGRELLSLSEREKRRFRGSRIAMIFQEPLTSLDPLMKVGEQIAGPIRLHHKVSRQASRARAGELLRQVALNDRVANSYPWQLSGGQRQRVAIAMALGCEPDVLIADEPTTALDVTVQADILSLLSELITETGSTLVFITHDLPVIAQVSEDLVVMKDGRVVERTTVHRALTNPGDPYTARLIEAARHVSFAKPDGVQATEPAEEKTHER, encoded by the coding sequence ATGACTCTGTCAGTAACTGACCTATCGATCACCACGGAGCAGGGGAAGCCCCTTCTTTCCGGCTGCTCATGGGAGGTGGAGACCGGGGGACGCCTCGGCATCATCGGCGAATCCGGTTCGGGTAAGTCTCTCACCTCGCTCGCCATCCTCGGCCTGCTGCCGGACGGCTTGACGGCGTCCGGCTCTGTCATGCTCGACGGCCGCGAACTCCTCTCTCTGTCCGAGCGGGAGAAGCGCCGTTTTCGTGGCTCGAGGATCGCCATGATCTTTCAGGAGCCTCTGACGTCTCTCGATCCTCTCATGAAGGTCGGCGAGCAGATCGCTGGGCCCATTCGCCTCCATCACAAGGTATCCAGGCAAGCATCACGAGCCAGGGCGGGTGAACTTCTGCGCCAGGTGGCGTTGAACGATCGTGTGGCGAATTCTTATCCGTGGCAGCTCTCCGGTGGGCAGCGTCAGCGTGTCGCTATCGCGATGGCTCTCGGCTGTGAACCGGACGTCCTGATCGCCGACGAACCGACCACCGCACTCGACGTGACCGTGCAGGCGGATATTCTGTCCCTCCTGTCCGAACTCATCACAGAAACCGGCAGCACCCTCGTCTTCATCACGCACGACCTCCCTGTCATTGCCCAGGTCTCGGAGGACCTCGTGGTGATGAAGGACGGGCGAGTGGTGGAACGAACAACCGTCCATCGCGCTCTGACGAATCCGGGGGATCCGTACACGGCGCGCCTGATCGAGGCCGCACGCCACGTCAGCTTCGCAAAGCCCGACGGCGTTCAAGCGACAGAACCGGCTGAGGAAAAAACTCATGAGCGCTAA
- a CDS encoding ABC transporter permease — translation MMQSVSPSQGVTTAVNESREPANRTRNQRLRGLPPTFIMGLVMVGTVAIIGAIAALWTPYSLDVVGAGGRLSGPSSEFWIGTDRLGRDLFSQLMAGFTSAVIVAVTTAALAGSLGLILGILAALSGRFVDAGISKLIDVMIAFPTLLLAMLIVTVRGASLSSAILAIGIAGSAVIARVTRVNAARVLREDYVMAARVSGTGWFGIIRIHVLPGIMPMLIVQLMLLAGAAILAEASLSYLGLGAPPPAASWGRMLQEAQSTVLVQPWAAVAPGLAIAWTVLGLNLLGDGIRDYTDPTLRTGT, via the coding sequence ATGATGCAGTCAGTCTCTCCATCACAGGGCGTGACGACAGCGGTGAACGAATCTCGCGAACCCGCGAACCGGACACGGAACCAGCGGCTCCGGGGCCTCCCTCCAACGTTCATCATGGGTCTCGTCATGGTCGGCACGGTCGCCATCATCGGGGCGATTGCGGCCCTGTGGACTCCCTATTCGCTCGATGTTGTCGGTGCAGGAGGCAGGCTCTCAGGCCCGTCCTCAGAGTTCTGGATCGGGACGGACAGGCTTGGCCGCGACCTCTTCAGCCAACTCATGGCGGGTTTCACGTCAGCGGTGATCGTTGCGGTGACGACAGCGGCGCTGGCCGGATCGCTGGGACTCATTCTCGGCATACTTGCGGCATTATCGGGTCGGTTCGTCGATGCTGGGATCTCGAAGCTCATCGACGTCATGATTGCCTTTCCCACTCTGCTTCTCGCGATGCTGATCGTGACGGTCCGGGGAGCCTCGCTGAGCTCCGCGATTCTCGCGATCGGTATCGCGGGCTCTGCCGTGATCGCGCGCGTCACTCGCGTCAACGCGGCCCGTGTGCTGCGCGAGGACTATGTCATGGCTGCCCGTGTCAGCGGAACAGGCTGGTTCGGGATCATCCGCATCCACGTACTGCCCGGCATCATGCCGATGCTGATCGTCCAGCTCATGCTGCTGGCAGGCGCCGCTATTCTCGCCGAAGCATCCCTATCCTATCTGGGGTTGGGAGCACCGCCGCCGGCAGCGAGCTGGGGGCGCATGCTGCAAGAGGCCCAATCGACGGTGCTGGTCCAGCCCTGGGCGGCGGTAGCACCCGGCTTGGCAATCGCCTGGACCGTCCTTGGACTGAATCTTCTCGGAGACGGTATTCGGGATTACACGGATCCCACATTGAGGACGGGCACATGA
- a CDS encoding ABC transporter permease — MISLFLASVIIFFVLRMLPGDASATLLGVGTTEEQLDQLRDELGANEPLVVQYAQWLKDFVTGSSVSLISGSSFGELVIQRASITVPLSLMAFTIAVLVSLPLGIVSATKRTSALGAFVSAASQVGVAVPIFWVGILLISIFSLQLGWLPAGTFPRQGWDDPGEALRALILPALTIAIAMSAVMVRYVRSSVLDVLETDYMRTAQSLGYSQSRALLRHGLRNAAVPVVAILGIELGTSLLGAVVVENVFGLGGLGQLLLSSVTSRDLPIIQNLVLLLTAVVLIINALVEILQQWLDPRLRVPHGRRRRLRVSKSQVGA, encoded by the coding sequence GTGATTTCGCTCTTCCTCGCGTCCGTCATCATCTTCTTCGTGCTGAGGATGCTTCCGGGAGATGCTTCGGCAACGCTGCTCGGCGTCGGAACGACCGAGGAACAGCTGGACCAGCTGCGCGATGAACTGGGAGCGAATGAGCCCCTCGTCGTCCAATACGCGCAATGGCTCAAGGACTTCGTGACCGGCTCGAGCGTCTCGCTGATCTCCGGCAGCAGCTTCGGTGAGCTGGTGATACAGCGCGCGTCGATCACTGTTCCTCTCAGCCTCATGGCATTCACGATCGCTGTCCTCGTGTCGCTTCCGCTCGGCATTGTGTCGGCCACGAAGCGCACGTCTGCGCTCGGTGCCTTCGTGTCGGCAGCCTCCCAGGTGGGTGTGGCTGTTCCGATCTTCTGGGTTGGAATCCTCCTGATATCCATCTTCTCTCTCCAGCTCGGATGGCTGCCGGCAGGCACGTTCCCGAGACAGGGCTGGGATGATCCGGGAGAGGCCCTGCGTGCGCTCATCCTGCCGGCATTGACGATAGCTATCGCCATGTCCGCCGTCATGGTCAGATATGTTCGCTCCTCAGTGCTGGACGTGCTGGAGACCGACTACATGCGCACCGCCCAGTCGCTTGGGTACTCCCAGTCCAGGGCGCTGCTGCGCCACGGACTGCGAAACGCCGCCGTGCCGGTCGTCGCGATCTTGGGCATCGAACTCGGGACCTCGCTCCTCGGGGCTGTCGTGGTCGAGAACGTGTTCGGTCTCGGGGGACTGGGCCAGCTGCTTCTTTCCTCCGTCACGTCGAGGGACCTGCCGATCATCCAGAACCTTGTCCTGCTGCTGACCGCGGTTGTCCTGATCATCAACGCCCTCGTCGAGATCCTGCAGCAGTGGTTGGATCCGCGTCTGCGCGTTCCGCACGGTCGTCGCAGACGCCTGCGAGTATCGAAGAGTCAGGTGGGTGCATGA
- a CDS encoding ABC transporter substrate-binding protein: MSAALVLGACSNASNDDASPNEETSTGQIADEVIVGSTNEPTTLERNVGGSSGISEALTRNVFEGLTSINDEGKVENTLAETIEVSEDGLTYTFTLQRDVLFHDGTPLTSADVAWSVNEAIGPNSLSARASDLRVIQEIETPDDRTVVMHLDHASASLPFFLASVTIVKDGDKENNSENGTGPYVLDEWVQGDHLTMVLNDDYWGEPAKTPVITFQFFTDETALNNALQTGAVDLVIHQESPDQLATFESNPDFVVTEGDSIKKWVWTFNNKEEPFTDERVRQALYKAIDREALLTAVWGEYGEVIGSMPPVSEPWFDASFADIHAYDPEEAKALLEEAGASGLTTDITYVAGGTEEIIVQQLRANLADIGVTLNLVPVDDSAWYEDVYTNKDYETTLMNHNNPRDVLWYANPDFYWQYDNAQVQELAVQADSAASEEEQVELIHSLSDIIAHEAPSAWLFMAPQIRIADASVSGFSASKNAEPFYVGNLVKEG, encoded by the coding sequence GTGTCGGCAGCGCTCGTTCTCGGCGCATGCTCGAACGCATCGAACGACGACGCGTCCCCGAACGAAGAAACATCGACGGGACAGATCGCCGACGAAGTGATCGTCGGCTCGACCAACGAGCCGACCACACTCGAACGCAACGTCGGCGGGTCCTCGGGAATATCAGAGGCCCTGACACGCAACGTTTTCGAAGGTCTCACCTCGATCAACGATGAGGGCAAGGTAGAGAATACGCTTGCCGAGACCATCGAGGTCTCTGAGGATGGGTTGACGTACACGTTCACCCTTCAACGCGACGTCCTGTTCCACGACGGAACACCTCTGACGTCGGCAGACGTCGCCTGGTCTGTGAACGAAGCAATCGGTCCGAACTCGCTCTCTGCCCGCGCCTCGGATCTTCGAGTTATTCAGGAGATCGAAACCCCAGACGATCGTACGGTTGTCATGCACCTGGATCATGCCAGCGCCTCCCTTCCCTTCTTCCTCGCCTCCGTGACGATTGTCAAAGATGGGGATAAAGAGAACAACTCCGAGAACGGCACCGGTCCCTACGTCCTCGACGAATGGGTGCAGGGTGACCACTTGACGATGGTTCTCAACGATGACTACTGGGGTGAACCCGCGAAGACTCCCGTCATCACATTCCAGTTCTTCACCGACGAGACAGCGCTCAACAACGCGTTGCAGACCGGTGCAGTCGATCTTGTGATCCACCAGGAGAGCCCCGACCAGCTGGCCACCTTCGAGTCCAATCCGGACTTTGTCGTGACAGAGGGCGACTCGATCAAGAAGTGGGTGTGGACCTTCAACAACAAGGAAGAGCCGTTCACCGACGAACGCGTACGCCAGGCCCTGTACAAGGCGATCGATAGGGAAGCGCTTCTCACCGCCGTGTGGGGCGAATACGGTGAAGTGATCGGCTCCATGCCGCCCGTCTCCGAGCCCTGGTTCGATGCGTCCTTCGCCGACATCCACGCCTACGACCCGGAAGAGGCGAAGGCTCTGCTCGAAGAAGCCGGGGCGAGCGGATTGACCACCGACATCACCTACGTGGCAGGTGGAACGGAAGAGATCATCGTCCAGCAGCTCCGCGCCAACCTTGCGGACATCGGCGTCACCCTCAATCTTGTGCCTGTCGACGACAGCGCCTGGTATGAGGATGTCTACACGAACAAGGATTACGAGACGACCCTCATGAACCACAACAATCCGCGCGATGTGCTGTGGTACGCGAATCCTGACTTCTACTGGCAGTACGACAATGCGCAGGTGCAGGAACTCGCGGTGCAGGCCGACAGCGCGGCGAGCGAAGAGGAACAGGTCGAGCTCATTCACTCACTGTCGGACATCATCGCTCACGAAGCACCCTCGGCCTGGCTGTTCATGGCGCCGCAGATCCGTATCGCCGACGCCAGCGTGAGCGGGTTCTCCGCCAGCAAGAACGCCGAACCGTTCTACGTGGGCAACCTGGTCAAAGAAGGCTGA
- the holA gene encoding DNA polymerase III subunit delta, with the protein MAHKRGSETTWDRVDLAPIVLIKSKEEVLADRAWERLLSQARAQDPEIDVSTIDAGAYTAGEIALLASPSLFGGAKIVRASGVENATDDFLRDLLELIANPSPDLYLIAIRNGGNKGPKLFTSAAQAGFPVVTIDELKWDSDKIGLLKGDARRAQRAVTDDAYQALVQSMGSNVREMSAALNQLFSDVDGTITGPIVKKYFGGRVESSGFDIADAAVAGNAGRALQLLRQALATGTPEVLVVAALAWKFRQLATVSASMGKNGQSVTVQGSPNQIKNARMELRTWSDAGLAAAITAIAKADSDVKGFRGEAKDPAYAVERCIRDITLARRL; encoded by the coding sequence ATGGCACACAAACGCGGTAGCGAGACGACGTGGGATCGAGTGGACCTGGCGCCGATTGTTCTCATCAAATCGAAAGAGGAGGTGCTTGCCGACCGTGCGTGGGAGCGGCTTCTTTCGCAGGCCCGTGCGCAGGATCCCGAGATCGACGTCTCAACGATCGATGCGGGTGCCTACACAGCCGGAGAGATCGCGCTTCTCGCCAGTCCATCCCTGTTCGGTGGGGCAAAGATCGTGCGTGCCAGCGGGGTCGAGAACGCGACTGACGACTTCCTTCGGGACCTGCTCGAGCTGATCGCCAATCCGAGCCCTGATCTGTACCTCATCGCTATCCGCAATGGCGGAAACAAGGGCCCGAAACTGTTCACCTCCGCCGCGCAGGCAGGTTTCCCCGTCGTCACCATCGACGAACTGAAATGGGATTCTGACAAGATCGGCCTCCTCAAGGGCGATGCTCGACGCGCACAGCGGGCAGTGACCGACGATGCATACCAGGCCCTCGTCCAAAGCATGGGATCGAACGTTCGGGAGATGTCAGCGGCGCTCAACCAGCTGTTCAGCGATGTCGACGGCACGATCACGGGCCCGATCGTGAAGAAGTACTTCGGCGGCAGGGTCGAATCGTCAGGCTTCGATATCGCAGACGCTGCGGTGGCAGGGAATGCTGGCCGCGCCCTCCAGCTGCTCCGGCAGGCGCTAGCGACAGGGACGCCCGAGGTTCTCGTCGTCGCAGCGCTTGCCTGGAAGTTCCGCCAACTCGCGACTGTCTCTGCGTCGATGGGGAAGAATGGGCAGTCGGTCACGGTCCAGGGCAGCCCGAATCAGATCAAGAATGCCCGCATGGAGCTGCGGACCTGGTCGGATGCTGGGCTAGCCGCCGCTATCACCGCGATCGCCAAAGCCGATAGTGACGTCAAGGGTTTCCGTGGAGAGGCGAAGGATCCCGCCTATGCGGTCGAGCGCTGCATCCGCGATATCACTCTCGCCAGGCGGCTTTAA
- a CDS encoding ComEC/Rec2 family competence protein, whose amino-acid sequence MTHGDLRVLLAAAAWWLSTVVALLEGMGLVVTVVVAAAGATLVTSMALGHANRGRLLRFWMPTLLVVAVAMLCAAGVTAAHDHAARSGILADLASARATATIRGTVASYPNPAGERVLRRLRVETVEGRGQVSRAHASVMLLGDEELSRLNLDETIIVDVRLEPQGRASREIAWATVIGRATVVEPAGPLSRWIAVRASYMMDHLADETPQVQGLVPGLAIGDDSRIPEDRGEALAAVNLTHLTAVSGAHVSMVCAIALALVGRRRRLLSVAVAGGVLFSLIVATGAQPSVMRAGVMGVVVLGAVWLRRPSSALPALGVSIVVLLALEPTLALAYGFVLSVVSTAAIIAWARPAAGLLAPLVTIPGANLLAVPLVAHVACAPIILLLTDTASVWSALANALVAPVVPAGTVFALCALLLAGTPAGPILAWLAARCVSWIDIVAGSVSQWPGSGIDGRLVLALYAAILFSSWLIVSRGVRRLWIAAAAVGVAAARLVSPAMGEWSVIQCDVGQGAATLFRLDGRIFLVDTGPSEGRLEDCLQRARARVDVLILTHLHADHAGNLDGALRHGVAEVWVGPGMTDPVAQLGVTVPIIERSAGDSEFGVDTLWPDRHVPCYDESCENNQSLVVRANVGQTLLVTGDIERETQQMLARRDIAADIVLIPHHGSPNQDESFAQSVGAATALLSYGDNTYGHPAPSTIDLYAAFGAILATAEGDIVLHIDGSEEVPAGVGY is encoded by the coding sequence ATGACGCATGGTGACCTGAGGGTCCTCCTCGCAGCCGCCGCATGGTGGCTGTCCACAGTCGTTGCCCTGCTCGAAGGAATGGGGCTCGTGGTCACCGTTGTCGTCGCGGCGGCGGGCGCCACCCTCGTGACGAGCATGGCGCTCGGCCACGCCAACCGTGGACGGCTGCTGCGATTCTGGATGCCCACGCTCCTCGTCGTTGCCGTGGCGATGCTATGCGCCGCCGGTGTGACGGCCGCACATGACCATGCGGCTCGTTCGGGCATTCTTGCCGACCTTGCCTCCGCGCGTGCAACGGCAACAATCCGGGGGACTGTCGCGTCATATCCCAATCCGGCAGGGGAACGTGTGCTGCGGAGGTTGCGCGTGGAGACCGTCGAGGGACGGGGGCAGGTCTCCCGCGCCCATGCGTCCGTCATGCTCCTCGGAGACGAGGAGCTCTCGCGCCTCAATCTCGACGAGACCATCATTGTGGATGTACGTCTTGAACCGCAGGGGAGAGCATCGCGAGAGATCGCGTGGGCCACCGTGATCGGACGTGCAACAGTCGTGGAACCAGCAGGTCCGCTGTCCCGCTGGATCGCAGTGAGGGCGTCGTACATGATGGACCATCTGGCCGACGAAACACCCCAGGTGCAGGGACTGGTCCCGGGTCTAGCGATCGGTGACGACTCGAGAATCCCCGAGGACCGCGGGGAAGCGCTCGCCGCCGTCAACCTCACTCATCTCACTGCGGTATCTGGCGCTCACGTATCGATGGTGTGCGCCATTGCTCTCGCACTCGTCGGACGCAGGCGCAGACTGCTGTCGGTAGCAGTTGCCGGTGGAGTGCTCTTCTCCCTCATCGTTGCGACAGGGGCGCAGCCGTCTGTCATGAGGGCGGGAGTCATGGGGGTCGTTGTCCTCGGGGCAGTCTGGCTGCGCCGCCCGAGCAGTGCGCTGCCTGCCCTCGGTGTCTCGATCGTCGTCCTCCTCGCACTCGAGCCGACGCTCGCTCTCGCCTACGGCTTCGTTCTCTCCGTCGTGTCGACAGCCGCCATCATCGCCTGGGCGCGGCCAGCGGCCGGACTTCTTGCTCCGCTCGTGACGATTCCGGGAGCGAACCTTCTCGCGGTGCCCCTTGTCGCACACGTGGCGTGTGCCCCGATCATCCTCCTCCTCACCGACACCGCATCCGTCTGGTCAGCACTTGCCAACGCGCTCGTTGCCCCCGTGGTTCCCGCAGGGACAGTCTTTGCCCTATGCGCGCTTCTTCTGGCAGGGACGCCCGCCGGACCGATTCTCGCCTGGCTGGCGGCGAGATGCGTGTCATGGATCGATATCGTGGCGGGGAGCGTGTCGCAATGGCCCGGCTCCGGTATCGACGGGCGTCTCGTCCTGGCCTTGTATGCCGCCATCCTCTTCTCGTCGTGGCTGATCGTCTCGCGGGGAGTCCGTCGGCTTTGGATCGCGGCGGCCGCAGTGGGGGTTGCGGCCGCCAGGCTTGTCTCCCCGGCAATGGGGGAATGGTCTGTCATCCAATGCGACGTCGGACAAGGCGCCGCGACACTTTTCCGCCTCGACGGGCGCATCTTTCTCGTCGACACGGGGCCGTCTGAGGGGCGATTGGAGGACTGTCTCCAACGGGCGCGAGCACGAGTCGACGTTCTCATTCTCACGCACCTGCATGCCGATCATGCCGGGAACCTGGACGGCGCCCTGCGTCACGGCGTCGCCGAAGTCTGGGTGGGTCCCGGCATGACAGACCCTGTGGCCCAGTTGGGCGTGACGGTGCCGATCATCGAACGATCGGCCGGTGACAGCGAGTTCGGGGTCGACACGCTATGGCCCGATCGCCACGTCCCGTGCTACGACGAATCATGCGAGAACAACCAGTCGCTCGTCGTGCGCGCGAACGTCGGGCAGACGCTCCTTGTGACGGGAGACATCGAACGAGAGACGCAGCAGATGCTGGCACGGCGCGACATCGCGGCCGACATCGTGCTCATTCCCCATCACGGATCGCCGAACCAAGATGAGTCGTTCGCACAGTCTGTCGGCGCAGCGACCGCACTTCTGTCATACGGGGACAACACCTACGGACATCCCGCCCCTTCGACCATCGACCTGTATGCGGCTTTCGGGGCGATTCTCGCGACGGCCGAGGGCGATATCGTCCTTCATATCGACGGGTCAGAAGAGGTGCCGGCAGGCGTGGGATACTAG
- a CDS encoding helix-hairpin-helix domain-containing protein produces the protein MKTQNLVRTAYRIGTGEDVMAPPERADRTRRLAFDSRAAAIVILTLAVLCGLVVGWTLSRPVEVHALQASVTSDSPPETTPAPASTQEAPEQTSENSEPASPPPATTVTVYVSGHVNTPGLVELPAGSRVAGAVDRAGGMTAEADQNALNLARVLNDGEHIIVPAPGDDLPAPDPSLSDPSLSDPSLSDPSLSEPSSSEGGLVSLNAASAADLETLPGIGPTLAQRIIDWRDTNGQFSSIEELMEVSGIGPATFAELRDRVTL, from the coding sequence ATGAAGACTCAGAATCTTGTGCGGACCGCTTACCGGATCGGTACCGGAGAAGACGTCATGGCGCCCCCGGAGCGCGCCGACAGGACGAGGCGGCTAGCATTCGATAGCCGGGCGGCCGCGATCGTTATCCTCACGCTGGCAGTGCTGTGCGGGCTCGTCGTGGGATGGACGCTGTCGCGCCCCGTGGAAGTGCATGCGCTGCAAGCATCTGTCACCTCAGACAGCCCGCCAGAAACGACACCAGCACCCGCCTCCACTCAGGAGGCGCCGGAACAGACATCGGAGAACTCCGAGCCTGCATCACCCCCACCGGCCACAACGGTGACCGTCTACGTGTCGGGCCACGTCAACACCCCAGGTCTCGTCGAGCTCCCCGCGGGCTCGCGCGTCGCAGGAGCTGTCGATCGTGCGGGCGGCATGACCGCCGAGGCAGACCAGAACGCACTCAACCTCGCGCGTGTCCTCAACGATGGGGAGCACATCATCGTGCCCGCACCAGGAGACGACCTCCCGGCCCCCGACCCGTCCCTGTCCGACCCGTCCCTGTCCGACCCGTCCCTGTCCGACCCTTCCCTCTCCGAGCCGTCGTCTTCTGAGGGTGGGCTGGTCAGTCTCAACGCCGCCAGTGCCGCCGACCTCGAGACCCTGCCCGGAATCGGCCCGACTCTTGCGCAGAGAATCATCGACTGGCGGGACACGAATGGGCAGTTCAGTTCCATCGAGGAGCTCATGGAAGTCTCTGGCATCGGCCCCGCAACGTTCGCCGAACTGCGAGATCGCGTCACACTATGA